The Bacillus carboniphilus genome contains a region encoding:
- the serC gene encoding phosphoserine transaminase: MERVHNFNAGPAALPESVIQQAKEELLNFQQTGMSIMEMSHRSKEYDLIHNETKQLLLELLSIPNDYEILFLQGGASQQFALIPMNFLSSNQKAYYVMTGSWSEKALKEAKKIGQAVEFLSSKEDLYRYIPTIEDKKVKQLEDAAYLHLTSNNTIYGTQWNQFPNYKVPLFADMSSDIMSREIKIEQFDFIYAGAQKNLGPAGVTVVIMKKSLIEQCNRSIPAIFQYKTHANKNSLYNTPPTFSIYMLSLVLEWIKQNGGIQQVETINNQKAKLLYDTIDNSQGFYTAHALKDSRSKMNVTFTLKDEHLTNLFLKEAKEHQFIGLNGHRSIGGCRASIYNAVSLNSVQQLSQFMHNFQKRYE, from the coding sequence ATGGAAAGAGTACATAACTTTAATGCTGGACCAGCCGCATTACCAGAATCAGTTATTCAACAAGCAAAAGAAGAACTTCTTAACTTTCAACAAACAGGTATGTCCATCATGGAGATGAGTCACCGTAGCAAAGAATATGATTTGATCCACAACGAAACTAAACAATTATTATTAGAGCTTCTATCTATTCCAAATGATTACGAAATCCTTTTTCTTCAAGGAGGAGCAAGTCAGCAATTTGCTCTCATTCCTATGAATTTCTTATCAAGTAATCAAAAAGCTTATTACGTTATGACAGGCTCATGGTCTGAAAAAGCGTTAAAAGAGGCCAAAAAAATTGGCCAAGCTGTAGAGTTTCTTTCATCTAAAGAAGACCTATATCGCTATATTCCAACTATAGAAGATAAAAAAGTAAAACAACTTGAAGATGCTGCCTACCTTCACTTAACTTCCAATAATACGATTTACGGAACTCAATGGAATCAGTTCCCTAATTATAAAGTCCCCCTGTTTGCTGATATGTCAAGTGATATTATGAGTCGAGAAATAAAAATAGAGCAATTTGACTTCATTTACGCCGGGGCACAAAAAAACTTAGGGCCTGCCGGAGTCACAGTTGTCATTATGAAAAAATCACTGATTGAGCAATGTAACCGTTCAATTCCAGCCATATTTCAATACAAAACACATGCAAACAAGAATTCCTTATATAACACGCCACCAACTTTTTCTATTTATATGCTTTCGTTAGTTCTGGAATGGATTAAACAAAATGGAGGAATTCAGCAAGTTGAAACAATAAATAACCAAAAAGCAAAACTCCTTTATGATACGATTGATAACAGTCAAGGTTTTTATACAGCACACGCCCTAAAAGACAGTAGATCCAAAATGAATGTGACCTTTACTTTAAAAGATGAACATTTAACGAATTTGTTCTTGAAAGAAGCAAAAGAGCATCAATTTATTGGTCTTAACGGACATCGTTCCATTGGCGGTTGTCGTGCCTCTATTTATAATGCTGTTTCATTAAATAGCGTACAACAGCTTAGTCAGTTTATGCACAACTTTCAAAAAAGGTACGAATAG
- a CDS encoding antibiotic biosynthesis monooxygenase family protein, with protein MNYYITYGTADYLEKVKRDHPNLPMQLMENEHTAMIMYESEQASIFNEPKRYEVIDSSGIIEEKGRFAVLNNIPVTIEGKPLFEKRFKDRARLIEKEPGFVAIRVLRPINSDTYVILTLWESEEAFENWQSSKAYNHAHKKRGTSDGIDQQSIFPRPSYVTKFHLIEEE; from the coding sequence GTGAACTACTACATAACTTATGGAACGGCAGACTATTTAGAAAAAGTAAAAAGGGATCATCCAAACCTTCCAATGCAGCTTATGGAAAATGAACATACGGCGATGATTATGTATGAAAGTGAACAAGCGTCGATTTTTAATGAACCTAAACGCTATGAAGTCATTGACTCTTCAGGAATCATCGAAGAAAAGGGAAGGTTTGCTGTATTAAACAATATTCCTGTCACGATTGAAGGGAAACCTTTGTTCGAAAAACGCTTTAAAGATCGGGCCAGATTAATTGAAAAAGAACCTGGTTTTGTTGCTATCAGAGTTTTACGCCCTATCAACAGTGACACTTACGTAATTTTAACGTTATGGGAGTCAGAAGAAGCTTTTGAAAACTGGCAATCCTCCAAAGCTTATAATCACGCTCATAAAAAAAGAGGCACATCTGATGGAATTGACCAACAATCCATTTTCCCGCGCCCGTCATACGTTACAAAATTCCACTTAATAGAAGAGGAATAA
- a CDS encoding EcsC family protein encodes MIDETILWREKQIQKETMFMRASKQMQRKVNSYIPEKAHEAITVSLKSLIEATLEGSRFINKLTPMEEKFTFEEKELAFEALVKSYQRTATIEGVTTGAGGLLLGLADLPLFLSIKMKMLFDSAQIYGLNVKAYEERVYLLTVFQFAFSSHPYRKELINRMENWDEYKRKVNEVNWRTLQQEYRDFIDLAKMLQIMPIIGAAVGGVANHRITKHLGEYTKYSYRLRFLDL; translated from the coding sequence ATGATTGATGAAACTATTCTTTGGCGGGAGAAGCAGATTCAAAAAGAAACGATGTTTATGCGTGCTTCCAAACAAATGCAGAGAAAGGTAAATTCATATATCCCAGAGAAAGCACATGAGGCGATTACGGTTAGTCTTAAATCGTTAATTGAGGCAACATTAGAGGGGTCAAGATTTATAAACAAACTTACGCCTATGGAGGAAAAGTTTACTTTTGAAGAAAAAGAGCTTGCTTTTGAAGCACTAGTTAAATCATACCAGCGTACAGCAACAATCGAGGGAGTTACTACTGGAGCAGGGGGATTGCTTTTAGGATTAGCCGATCTCCCTTTGTTTTTATCGATCAAGATGAAGATGTTATTTGATTCTGCCCAAATTTATGGATTAAATGTAAAAGCGTATGAAGAGCGTGTCTATTTGTTAACTGTTTTTCAATTTGCCTTTTCTAGCCATCCTTATAGGAAGGAATTAATTAATCGTATGGAGAACTGGGATGAGTATAAGAGGAAGGTAAATGAGGTCAATTGGCGAACGTTACAACAAGAATATCGCGATTTTATTGATTTAGCGAAAATGCTTCAAATCATGCCAATCATTGGGGCGGCGGTTGGAGGTGTCGCGAATCATCGTATTACAAAACATTTGGGGGAGTATACGAAATATAGCTACAGACTTCGATTTCTTGATTTGTGA
- a CDS encoding HIT family protein codes for MEDCIFCKIVNGEIPSAKVFENEHVIAFLDISQVSKGHTLVVPKKHKKDLFELSNEDAKQIFEVVPKIASSIKNQFNAIGLNILNNNGESAGQTVFHFHMHILPRYGKGDGFGAVWKSHADKYTPADLQEIATKIQQGL; via the coding sequence ATGGAAGATTGTATCTTTTGTAAAATTGTAAATGGGGAAATTCCAAGTGCTAAAGTATTTGAAAATGAGCATGTTATTGCCTTTTTAGACATCAGTCAAGTATCTAAAGGACATACACTTGTTGTGCCTAAAAAACATAAAAAAGATTTGTTTGAATTATCAAATGAAGATGCTAAACAAATTTTTGAAGTTGTCCCTAAGATAGCGAGCAGCATTAAAAACCAATTTAATGCCATTGGATTAAACATCCTAAATAATAATGGTGAATCGGCTGGACAGACTGTCTTCCATTTTCACATGCACATTCTTCCCCGATATGGAAAAGGAGATGGGTTTGGCGCTGTTTGGAAATCACATGCTGACAAATATACACCTGCAGATCTTCAAGAGATTGCAACTAAAATTCAACAAGGTCTATAA
- a CDS encoding ABC transporter permease, producing the protein MNSVEEIWKKRLLKHYEEMQKYLKYMLNDHLLIVLVILAGAAAIGYSNWLTDIPEGFPTIWVIIFSFTLLLTFVGNRTLLEEPDQIFLLPLEEKMSSYFRSALVFSFVTQMGWMLLVAVILAPLYSTGTSYNGNDYLFLLLQLVLIRAWNHYMIWMFIHYIDGGPKWIDSALRIAVNFVAVFLIVQQSWLLAIVVYIVMIGLLLFFRKMTISKPIRWNYLIEEEQKKQQRFYRLANLFTDVPHVKNEVKRRKIFDFVLRMIPFQNKETFRFLYTASFLRSGDYIGLWFRLTVIGGLFLIFMDLPIWGIALLIVAIIYLTGVQLSVLYKKYDFLILPDLYPILKEEKRANFSRLLFVLLVIQGSILSIVSLVSVMSIFSLLVFLAQGLFAYFLVYQYILKRYLKEI; encoded by the coding sequence ATGAATAGTGTTGAAGAAATTTGGAAAAAGCGTCTATTAAAGCATTATGAAGAAATGCAGAAATACTTGAAGTATATGTTGAATGATCATTTGTTGATTGTTCTCGTTATTTTGGCAGGTGCAGCAGCTATAGGGTATTCCAATTGGCTGACTGACATTCCAGAAGGGTTTCCAACGATTTGGGTGATTATTTTTTCCTTTACACTTCTGTTAACATTTGTTGGTAATCGAACATTGTTGGAAGAGCCAGACCAAATTTTTCTGCTTCCGTTAGAGGAAAAAATGTCTTCATATTTTCGTTCAGCTTTAGTTTTTAGTTTTGTCACACAAATGGGGTGGATGTTACTAGTCGCCGTTATTTTAGCCCCATTATATAGCACGGGTACTTCCTATAATGGAAACGATTATCTGTTCTTACTCCTTCAATTAGTCCTAATAAGAGCTTGGAACCATTATATGATTTGGATGTTTATTCATTACATAGATGGAGGACCTAAGTGGATTGATTCTGCTTTAAGGATCGCCGTTAATTTTGTCGCCGTGTTCCTTATTGTTCAGCAATCATGGTTGTTAGCAATTGTTGTTTACATCGTGATGATCGGTTTGCTTTTGTTTTTTAGAAAAATGACTATCTCCAAACCTATTCGATGGAACTATCTTATCGAAGAGGAGCAGAAGAAACAGCAACGCTTTTACCGTCTTGCGAATTTATTTACTGATGTGCCGCATGTGAAAAATGAAGTGAAGCGCAGAAAAATCTTTGACTTTGTTTTAAGGATGATTCCATTTCAAAACAAAGAAACCTTTCGCTTTTTATATACAGCATCTTTCTTGCGATCAGGAGATTATATAGGACTTTGGTTTAGATTAACGGTTATTGGAGGTCTCTTTTTGATTTTCATGGACTTGCCTATATGGGGAATTGCGCTTTTAATTGTTGCTATTATTTATTTAACAGGCGTTCAATTGTCAGTGTTGTATAAAAAATATGATTTTTTAATCTTACCGGATCTTTATCCTATCCTTAAAGAAGAGAAGCGTGCAAATTTCTCTCGCTTGCTATTTGTATTATTGGTCATTCAAGGATCCATTTTATCCATTGTTTCTTTGGTAAGTGTTATGTCTATTTTTAGTCTCCTTGTATTTTTGGCGCAAGGGTTGTTTGCTTATTTTCTTGTGTATCAATATATTTTAAAGCGTTATTTAAAAGAAATTTAA
- a CDS encoding DoxX family protein has translation MRKGKKVLKVIGLILFSLFFFLAGVSHFTEAQGFSRMLPEFVPLREEIVYITGMIEFILAVLLLIPKTRQKTGIVTAIYLVLIFPANIYAAIKGVPAPRQEETNQVLLWVRLLFQPLMIWWVLVVSKIEKRDRVF, from the coding sequence ATGAGAAAAGGGAAAAAAGTATTGAAGGTCATCGGACTGATTTTATTCTCACTTTTCTTCTTTTTAGCAGGAGTGTCCCATTTTACCGAAGCACAAGGATTTTCGAGAATGCTTCCTGAGTTCGTTCCTCTAAGAGAAGAGATTGTTTATATTACAGGAATGATTGAATTCATCTTGGCTGTCCTTTTGCTAATTCCAAAGACTCGTCAAAAGACAGGAATCGTCACGGCTATTTATTTAGTTTTAATTTTTCCGGCGAATATATACGCAGCTATTAAAGGAGTTCCTGCTCCTAGACAAGAAGAGACTAATCAAGTGTTGCTTTGGGTCAGACTATTGTTTCAGCCACTTATGATATGGTGGGTATTAGTTGTAAGTAAGATCGAAAAAAGAGATCGGGTATTTTAA
- a CDS encoding ABC transporter ATP-binding protein produces MTLLKVNDITGGYTRNPVLKGISFEINANEIVGLIGLNGAGKSTTIKHIIGLMKPHKGTISINDRTFSEDSTFYRSQFSFIPETPILYEELTLHEHLRLTAMAYGIEEKEFEKRLSPLLKEFRMEKRLKWFPAHFSKGMKQKVMIMCAFLVEPSLYIIDEPFVGLDPLAINSLLEKMDKAKQEGAGILMSTHILATAERYCDKFIILHEGEIRATGTLAELQEKFKMPGATLDDIYIQLTKEQENE; encoded by the coding sequence ATGACATTATTAAAAGTAAATGATATTACAGGTGGTTATACGAGGAATCCTGTTTTAAAAGGAATCTCCTTTGAAATAAATGCAAATGAAATTGTAGGTTTAATTGGTTTAAACGGTGCTGGAAAAAGTACAACGATCAAGCATATTATTGGTTTAATGAAACCTCATAAAGGGACGATTTCGATTAATGATCGAACTTTTTCTGAAGACTCAACTTTTTATCGAAGTCAATTTAGTTTTATTCCTGAGACGCCTATATTGTATGAAGAACTCACCTTACATGAACACCTTCGCTTAACAGCAATGGCATATGGCATTGAAGAAAAAGAATTCGAGAAAAGGCTTTCTCCTTTGTTGAAGGAATTTCGTATGGAAAAACGATTGAAATGGTTCCCAGCACATTTTTCAAAAGGAATGAAGCAAAAAGTAATGATTATGTGTGCTTTTCTAGTGGAACCATCACTTTATATAATAGACGAGCCTTTTGTAGGGTTAGATCCACTGGCTATTAATTCTTTGCTTGAGAAGATGGATAAAGCAAAGCAAGAGGGCGCGGGAATCTTAATGTCGACTCATATTTTAGCAACAGCAGAACGATATTGTGACAAGTTTATTATTCTTCATGAAGGGGAGATCCGCGCAACTGGAACGTTAGCTGAATTACAAGAAAAATTCAAAATGCCTGGTGCAACTTTAGATGATATTTATATTCAGTTGACAAAGGAGCAAGAAAATGAATAG